The DNA region GAACAAGTGATGCAATTAAGATGTTGAACTGGAACTGGATGTTGTCAGATATTCCAGGATACCTACAACAATATGCTTATGAAGGTTTAGATGGTCTAAAGACAGGTTCAACAGATTTAGCAGGTTATTGTTTTACTGCTACTGCTGAACGCAACGGTATGCGTTTAATCAGTGTTGTAATGGGCACAGACTCGATTACTAAACGTTTTGAAGAAACGAAGAAACTTTTGGATTATGGTTTCCAGAACTTTGAACATAAAGATATATTCCCTGCTGGGTATGAAACAAAAGGTAATAAAACACTTTCTGTACAAAAAGGAAAAGAAAAAACAGTTCAAATATCTTCTGAGGAACCTTTAACGATTACAATCAATCGTGGTGATGAGAAAAACTATGCACCAATAGTAAAATTTGATAAGTCTTTGTTAAATGATGAGAATGCACTTACAGCTCCTATTGAACAAGGACAAAAGGTTGGTTATCTCACTTATGAATATAAGGGAGAAGATGAATACGGTTATATTACAGAAGATATCGCACAAAAAGTAAATGTACCTATAGTTACGGAATCATCAGTAAACAAGGCAAATTGGTTCGTCTTAACTATGCGTGGTATCGGTGGTTTCTTTGCTGATATTTGGGCTAGTGTATCAGGCGCTATAAAAGGTTTGTTTTCTTAAATTAGTATTTCCCCTATTACAGTTGTGATAGGGGTTTCGTATTATCGCGGTTATTGTGTTAGAAATTGTAAAGTTAGAATGTATTGTTATGTATTGCTATCTATTACGAAACTTATTTTTCTTCCTGAAATAATAGGAATTTTCAGCATTTTGGGTTACAATAGTGGACGTATGTTAAGAAAATTTGAGTTAATAAAAAACTCTCATTGTCATTTGTAATCTTTTTCAGTAAAATTAGAAATTAATTGATTTGCATAATAGGAGGAATTGTCGATGTCTCAAACAGGTACTGATCGTGTAAAACGTGGAATGGCGGAAATGCAAAAAGGCGGCGTTATTATGGACGTTGTAAATGCAGAGCAAGCAAAAATTGCTGAAGAAGCTGGTGCTGTTGCAGTAATGGCACTTGAGCGTGTTCCAGCAGATATTCGTGCTGCAGGTGGGGTAGCTCGTATGGCTGACCCGACAATTGTTGAAGAAGTAATGAGCGCTGTATCAATTCCGGTTATGGCAAAAGCTCGTATTGGTCATATCGTTGAAGCGCGTGTTCTTGAAGCGCTTGGTGTTGACTATATTGATGAGAGTGAAGTATTAACACCTGCTGATGAGGTGTATCATATTAATAAGCGTGATTATACAGTTCCGTTTGTATGTGGTTGTCGTGATCTTGGTGAAGCAACACGTCGTATCGCTGAAGGTGCATCTATGCTTCGTACAAAAGGTGAACCAGGTACTGGGAACATTGTAGAGGCAGTACGCCATATGCGTGAAGTTCAAGGCCAAATACGCAAAGTTGCCGCAATGAGTGAAGATGAGTTAATGACATTTGCAAAAAATATTCAAGCACCATTTGAATTATTGCTACAAATTAAACGTGAAGGTCGTCTTCCTGTCGTTAACTTCGCAGCAGGTGGAGTTGCTACGCCAGCTGATGCAGCATTAATGATGCAGCTTGGAGCTGATGGTGTATTTGTAGGTTCTGGTATCTTCAAATCTGATAACCCTGAAAAATTTGCACGTGCAATCGTAGAAGCAACAACACATTACACAGATTATAAGCTTATCGGTGAGCTTTCTAAAGACCTTGGGACAGCAATGAAAGGGATTGAAATTTCCTCATTACAACCTGAACAACGTATGCAAGAGCGTGGTTGGTAAGCAAGTAAAGGAGTAATTACTATGGTGAAAGTTGGCGTATTAGCACTTCAAGGGGCAGTTCGAGAACATATTCGTGCACTAGAAGCATCTGGAGCAGAAGCTATAATTGTTAAACGGGTTGACCAATTAGAACAGTTAGATGGACTTATTATCCCAGGTGGAGAAAGTACAACTATGCGTCGTCTAATTGATAAGTATGACTTCTTAGAGCCGTTAAAGGAATTTGGGAAAAGTGGCAAGCCAATGTTTGGTACATGCGCTGGACTTATATTATTAGCAGGACGAATTAAAGATCGTGAAGATGCTCATCTTGGTCTAATCGATATGTATGTTGAGCGAAATGCGTTTGGAAGACAACGTGAGAGCTTTGAAGCAGAGTTGATGATTAAAGATGTTGCTGATGATTTTGATGCCGTATTTATTCGTGCACCTCTTGTGCTTGAAGTAGGTGAAGACGTTGAAGTGTTATCAAAGTTCGGTGAACGTATTGTCGCTGTAAGACAAGGTCCATACTTAGCGTGTTCATTCCATCCAGAATTAACGAATGATCACAGAGTTACCTCGTATTTTGTACGAATGGTTGAAGAGTCAAAGGCATAATTTGTATAACAGTATTGCCTTGTGGTCATAAATATAGTAAAGTAACTAATACATTTAACATATTTTTGAACGTGATGAAGGGAACTAGTAGCAATTATATCTGATATGCAGAGAGCTGGTGGTTGGTGCAAACCAGTACAGATGAATTGTGAATCCATCCCAGAGCAGAGTACTGAACCGTTTAGTAAGTATTCTCGGTGAACACCGTTATCGTTTCTTGAGTGGGGAGCAGTTTGCTTTCAACTAGGGTGGCAACGCGGGTTAGCTCTCGTCCCTTATTTATAAAGGGACGGGAGTTTTTTGTATGTAAAAGTGTATTTCAAAAAAAATTTTGGAGGATGGATATAATGTTAGATATTAAATATTTACGCGAGAATTTCGCAACTATTAATGAAAAGATGAAGTCTCGTGGTGAAGACTTAGGGGATTTGGGGAAATTTGAAGGATTAGATGAGAAGCGTCGTAAGTTAATTCAAGAAGCAGAACAATTGAAGCAAGAACGTAATGAAGTGTCTAAAGAGATTTCACAATTGAAGCGTCAGAAAAAAAATGCTGACGAGAAAATTTTACAAATGCGTCAAGTTGGAGATCGGATTAAAGAGTTAGATCAAGAGCTAAGAGAAGTTGAAGAAACGCTTGAATTATTGCTGCTATCTATTCCGAATGTTCCACACGAAAGTGTACCTGTTGGAGAAACTGAAGATGACAACGTTGAAGTACGTAAGTGGGGAGAAATACCCGAATTTGGATATGACGCGAAAGCACATTGGGATATTGCAACCGGGTTAAATATTCTTGATTTTGAACGTGCTAGTAAAGTGACAGGAAGTCGTTTTGTATTTTATAAAGGCTTAGGAGCACGCATGGAAAGAGCACTAATCAATTTTATGATGGATTATCATGAAGAGAACCATGATTATGAAGAGATGATTCCGCCTTTCATCGTTAATCGAGATAGTATGACTGGTACAGGTCAGTTACCAAAATTTGAAGAAGATGCGTTCAAAATTGAAGGTGAGGATTATTTCTTAATTCCAACAGCTGAAGTACCCGTAACGAACTATCACCGTGACGAAATTTTTGATAATGAAGAATTACCAAAAAGTTATGTAGCTTACAGTGCTTGCTTCAGATCAGAAGCAGGTTCTGCTGGTCGTGATACTCGTGGCTTAATACGTCAGCACCAATTTAATAAAATTGAGCTTGTGAAGTTTGTCAGACCAGAAGAGTCTTATGATGCCTTAGAGCAATTAACAGGTCACGCTGAAAAGATCTTGCAACTTCTCGAATTACCTTATCGAGTTATGAGTATGTGTACAGCAGATCTTGGATTTACTGCTGCTAAAAAATATGATATTGAAGTATGGATTCCTAGTTATGAAACTTACCGTGAGATTTCATCTTGTAGTAATTTCGAAAGTTACCAAGCAAATCGCGCTAATATTCGTTTCAGACGTGAACATGGTGCTAAACCTGAACGTGTGCATACGCTAAATGGATCTGCATTAGCAATTGGTCGAACAGTTTCTGCGATCTTAGAGAACTATCAACAAGAAGATGGAAGTGTAGTCATTCCAACCGTGTTACGTCCTTATATGGGTGGTAAAGAAGTTATTAAGCCGAAGGTTTAAGATACAAAGTAAGTATGTTCGTTTTGTTTTATTTTTTATAAAATCTGTATTAAGGGAGGAGCAGTTATTTCGCTGCTTCTTTCTCAAAAATGGTGTTGACAGAGAAAATGTGCTGTGCTATATTTAATCTTGTCGAAACGGAGGAATACCCAAGTCCGGCTGAAGGGATCGGTCTTGAAAACCGACAGGGGCTTCACGGCCCGCGGGGGTTCGAATCCCTCTTCCTCCGCCATTTACAATTATTGAATTATTTGACGCAAACATATTGGAGATTGTTAAAATTCGTTACTACTGTAACGAATTTTTATTTATATTTTTTACTATTTTTTATTTGGAAATGTCCCAATAGCTCAGCTGGATAGAGCAATCGCCTCCTAAGCGATAGGTCGGAGGTTCAAATCCTCTTTGGGACGCTTTTTTAACCTCTATGGAATAACCATAGAGGTTTTTTCTGTTTTATTACATATCAAATGGTGTGCCTCAAACAGAGCATTTCTTTCTTTTAATGTGCAAGTTTGTTTATGAAGGGAATTTTTCTTTTACTCTATCGTAGAATAGATGCCGAAAAATAAACAAGTGTTACAAATAATACTATTGAAAAATCATTATCAGTGATCTGACTTATCTAAATGCATTGTGTAAAAAATATTATTTTTTTGCACTAGGACACTCACCTATTGAATATAGTGGATTAGTTAGTAAGTAGGCTATTTCACTAATGATCATAGTAATCACGTGTTGATTGACAACAAACATATCAAGCTAACACTTAGTTATTTAGCTGAATTATATACGTGGAGGACTTGGTTATATCGTTGGAGTGAGTATCGTCAGTATTTACTTGTATTGTTTAACTATTCATTAGTGAGTGATGTATAAAAATAATCTATGGAACTTTCATGCTGTTTAGAGAAGTTATAATGTAAAGGAGAGGTTAATGTGAGTTCAAACCACATATTATATTTTGTACGACCTAATGATAGTTTGCAGACAATAGCAGAGATGTATCATACATCACCAGATTCAATTTGTGAAATGAATCATATGGACACATATAGGATCTATGTAAATCAGCCATTGTTCATTCCAATTCGAGGTATGAATGGTGGTGAGCGTTTTGAGCGTGCAGTGGAAACTTATCAAATAAAACAAGGTGATTCACTATTTCAAATTGCACGTGAGTATAATACAACTGTAGATAGTATTAAGCAGTTGAATAATTTGGAATCCAGTGCACTAACCGTCGGTCAAGAAATTATCATACCTCAGTATACAGAGGCTGTTCTAGCTGTACCTAGAGTTAATATTCGAACTGAGCCTTCATTTAATAGTGAGATAATCATAATGATGGATCAAGGAGCTCGGCTACCTGTAACAGGTACTAGAGGTGGGTGGTATCGAGTTCAACTCTATAACGGTCAACCAGGTTGGGTTAATAAAAGTGTAACTAATTTAGTCGCGCATGATGGAAGTAAGCCAATTCTTTCAACTCTAGGTTATTATACGTTACAGGAAGGTCCTGCCTTGCCAGGATCCTATCAATCATTTGTCAATAATACCGAGGGATTAAGTCAATTAGGTTTATTTCTATTTCAAATTTCATTAGAGAACCCGACTATGATTGATAAGTTTGGTGAATTTGCGGATAATGAAATTGTGGTATTGAAAGAGCTTGCACACCGTAATAATATTAAGGCGTTAGCAGTCGTTCATAATCTTTTATATGAAAGTGGAGGACAGGAAACATCTAAACAAGTCGTGGAGACTATGCTATCTACACCGGAAAATCGAACAGCATTTGTAAATTCTCTTGTAGAATTAGTTGAACGTTATGGATTAGATGGTGTTGATCTTGATATTGAGGATGTTTATGAGAAAGACAGAGATCGATTAGCGTTGTTATATGAGGAAATTGGAGAAGTATTTAGAGAAAAAGGATATTTCTTTTCAACTGCAATTCCATCTAAGACTGGTCCTGATGATCCGAGTGAATTTGCTAAACCGTTTGATTATGAACGAATTGGAAATGCAGCAGATCAAGTTGTTATCATGCTTTATAATGAACATGGTTGGCCTGGTAGTGGTCCAGGGCCAGTAGTATCTTACGGACGAATGAAAGAAGTATTAACGTATGCAAGTTCAGTTATGCCAAAAGAGAAAATTTTAGCAGCCGTTTCTGTATTTGGATTTGACTTTAATTTAACAACGGGCAAGAATCAATATGTGACTTACCAAGGTGCAATAGACCTTGCGAATAAATATAATAGTGAAATTATATTTGATGAGGAAACGAAAACACCAATGTTCTCTTATACTGATGAAGAAGGTAATGCACATGAAGTTTGGTTTGAAGATAGCAGAAGTATTCTTGCTAAAGCTGAACTAGCAGATGAACTAGGAGTGAAGGGGTTAGCGTTATGGAGACTCGGAATGGAAGACCCTGCAATCTGGAATGTTCTAAATGAGAATGTTGTTGTGAAAAAATCTTAATTTTTATTAACTGTAATCACATGATATTAAGTAACGTATTACGGGAGATGAAATTTAATAATAAACTGATTAGTGAAATAAGCCACCAGCGGGGGACGAAGCATACCGTTGGTGGATGTTTCATTTTATTGAGATGAAAAAAGGTGTGAAAAGAATGGGAACGAAAACAGATGAAGAATGGATGAGAGAAGCAATTCAAGAAGCGAAAAAAGCAGAAGATATTGCAGAAGTGCCAATCGGAGCAGTTATTGTTAAGGATGGACAAGTCATAGGACGTGCTCATAATTTAAGAGAAACTGAACAACGATCAATAGCTCACGCAGAATTGTTAGCGATAGATGAAGCGTGTCGAAAATTAGGAACATGGCGTCTTGAAGGAACGACTTTATATGTGACACTAGAGCCGTGTTCGATGTGTGCAGGTGCAATTGTTCTTTCACGAGTTGAGCGAGTTGTGTATGGTGCTAGTGATCCGAAAGGTGGATGTGCTGGAACGTTAATGAATTTATTACAGGAGGATCGATTTAATCATCAGTCAGAAGTAATTAGTGGTGTGCTTGAACAAGAGTGTGGACAGATGTTGACTGAATTTTTTCGTCAGTTAAGAGAGAAAAGGAAACAAAACAAATTATTCCCTTAGTAGGTTTGTTGCATTTTTCATCTATTCGCGTTATACTAACTTATGCACCACATTATTGGTGCAACTGAATATTGGTATCAACTTTGCCGTGCTAGGTGGGGAATTAGCGGTGCCCTGTACCCGCAATCCGCTATAGCGGGACTGAATCCCTTCCTGAGGTAGATTTGCTTTAAGGTCTGACTTAAGTAAGTGGTGTTGACGCTTGGGTCCTGCGCAACAGGAACCCGTGAACCCTGTCAGGTCCGGAAGGAAGCAGCAGTAAGCGGACACTTCTGTGTGCCGCGGGGTTGCCTGAGCCGAGCTAACTGCTTAAGTAACGCTTAGGGCAGTCTTATCGACGGAAGGTGCACGGCGTTATATACATAAATTAAACTCACCCACATTAAAGTGGCGTGAGTTTTTTTACACATTTAGATTGTTTAAAAGCTAAGTGAAATTTATTTATTTACGAGATAAACGGTCGTTATTAATAAAATAATGATAGTATCTGTCTTCAAGAACTATACGATTGAGGTTATACAGAAAGTTCTCATGAAAGTATGCATATCTAGTTTTAGTAATATGCAACAATTGTTAGGACGGGATAACAATTAAATGTTATGCTGTAAGAAGTTTTGGTAAGCGAAAAAAGAATCAGTTATAATGAAGAGAGAACCGTGAGGCACAGGAGGAAAAATAATGGCATATCAGGCATTGTACCGCGTTTGGCGTCCACAAGCTTTCAGAGATGTTGTTGGCCAAGAACATATTTCAAAGACATTACAGAACGCGTTAGTACAAGAGAAATTCTCACATGCTTATTTGTTTTCAGGACCACGTGGTACTGGGAAAACAAGTGCGGCTAAGATACTTGCTAAAGCAGTAAACTGTGAACAAGCGCCTGTAGCTGAACCGTGTAATGAATGTCCTTCCTGTTTGGGTATTACCAATGGTTCGATATCAGATGTAATTGAAATTGATGCCGCATCAAATAATGGTGTTGATGAAATTCGTGATATTCGTGATAAGGTGAAATATGCACCTAGTGCAGTGCGTTATAAGGTCTATATTATTGACGAAGTACATATGCTTTCAATTGGGGCGTTTAACGCATTGCTGAAGACTTTGGAGGAACCACCAAAGCATGTTCTCTTTGTGTTAGCAACGACAGAACCACATAAGATCCCGCCAACCATTGTGTCTAGATGTCAACGCTTTGATTTCAGGCGTGTTCCACTCGATGCGATGGTGAAAAGGATGCGTATCATTGCTGATGAACAAAAGATTAACGTTGCCGATGATGCACTAGCTTTGATTGCAAAGTCTGCAGAGGGCGGTATGCGTGATGCACTTAGTTTGTTTGATCAATCAATTTCATTTAGTGGTGAAGTTGTTAGCACAGATGATGTATTGGCAATTACTGGTGCCGTATCCCAACAGTTTTTGAATCGGTTAGCGAAGTCGTTAATAGAAAAAGATGTAGCAGCCGGTTTGAGTACGATTGATGAGTTGAATAAGCAAGGAAAAGAACCAATCCGTTTTTTAGAAGACTTAATTATTTATTTCAGAGATATGTTACTTGTTAAAACTGCACCTCAACTTGAAGAAGTATTGGAACGGGTTGCAGTTGATGAAGTATTTCAGCATTTAGCGGAAAATGTTTCGATTACTTGGATTTATGAAGTAATTGAGCAATTAAACCAAGCACAACAAGAAATGAAATACACAAGTCATCCGAAAGTATTCTTAGAAATTGCGATTGTGAAGTTATGCCAACGATATTCAACTACTGCGGTTGAGGAAGAGGGGCAATTAGGGGAGTTACAACAAACGATTCACCAGCTTCAAACCGAGCTTAGAGTTATGAAAGAGCAAGGTGTAAATTCTCAGGTTGAGCAGGATTCTCCCCCATCACGTTCTAGTAAGGCGAAAAAACCTTCAAATAGAGGATTTCAAGCACCGGTTAAGCAAATTAGAGAAATGTTGAAATCTGCTTCGAAAAAGAAAGCACAGTGGTTAGCTGGACATT from Bacillus solimangrovi includes:
- a CDS encoding D-alanyl-D-alanine carboxypeptidase family protein, translated to MNNKWKKLVSSYLVLVLLIGLVTTSVGNRVHAAEQFDLNAKSAILIDAETGKILYASEPDLTLPPASMTKMMSEYLVLDAIKNKKVKWDDQVQITDYVFSISQNKELSNVPLRKDAQYTVKELYEAMAIYSANGATIALAEHIASSETNFVKMMNDKGQELGLKNFKFVNSTGLNNSDLNGNHPKGTGADEENMMSARATATLAYNLINQYPEVLETASVPTKTFREGTSDAIKMLNWNWMLSDIPGYLQQYAYEGLDGLKTGSTDLAGYCFTATAERNGMRLISVVMGTDSITKRFEETKKLLDYGFQNFEHKDIFPAGYETKGNKTLSVQKGKEKTVQISSEEPLTITINRGDEKNYAPIVKFDKSLLNDENALTAPIEQGQKVGYLTYEYKGEDEYGYITEDIAQKVNVPIVTESSVNKANWFVLTMRGIGGFFADIWASVSGAIKGLFS
- the tadA gene encoding tRNA adenosine(34) deaminase TadA; translation: MGTKTDEEWMREAIQEAKKAEDIAEVPIGAVIVKDGQVIGRAHNLRETEQRSIAHAELLAIDEACRKLGTWRLEGTTLYVTLEPCSMCAGAIVLSRVERVVYGASDPKGGCAGTLMNLLQEDRFNHQSEVISGVLEQECGQMLTEFFRQLREKRKQNKLFP
- the dnaX gene encoding DNA polymerase III subunit gamma/tau, with amino-acid sequence MAYQALYRVWRPQAFRDVVGQEHISKTLQNALVQEKFSHAYLFSGPRGTGKTSAAKILAKAVNCEQAPVAEPCNECPSCLGITNGSISDVIEIDAASNNGVDEIRDIRDKVKYAPSAVRYKVYIIDEVHMLSIGAFNALLKTLEEPPKHVLFVLATTEPHKIPPTIVSRCQRFDFRRVPLDAMVKRMRIIADEQKINVADDALALIAKSAEGGMRDALSLFDQSISFSGEVVSTDDVLAITGAVSQQFLNRLAKSLIEKDVAAGLSTIDELNKQGKEPIRFLEDLIIYFRDMLLVKTAPQLEEVLERVAVDEVFQHLAENVSITWIYEVIEQLNQAQQEMKYTSHPKVFLEIAIVKLCQRYSTTAVEEEGQLGELQQTIHQLQTELRVMKEQGVNSQVEQDSPPSRSSKAKKPSNRGFQAPVKQIREMLKSASKKKAQWLAGHWGAMKEQLKKKDIGAQAMLLDSEPVAASDHAFVLAFKHGFHCEMASTSKKGIIEQVIEETVGKPLMMLAVTYSEWEKIKAEFVNDQKNSGDALVEEDPVISEAKKLFGEEILEIKE
- a CDS encoding glycosyl hydrolase family 18 protein, coding for MSSNHILYFVRPNDSLQTIAEMYHTSPDSICEMNHMDTYRIYVNQPLFIPIRGMNGGERFERAVETYQIKQGDSLFQIAREYNTTVDSIKQLNNLESSALTVGQEIIIPQYTEAVLAVPRVNIRTEPSFNSEIIIMMDQGARLPVTGTRGGWYRVQLYNGQPGWVNKSVTNLVAHDGSKPILSTLGYYTLQEGPALPGSYQSFVNNTEGLSQLGLFLFQISLENPTMIDKFGEFADNEIVVLKELAHRNNIKALAVVHNLLYESGGQETSKQVVETMLSTPENRTAFVNSLVELVERYGLDGVDLDIEDVYEKDRDRLALLYEEIGEVFREKGYFFSTAIPSKTGPDDPSEFAKPFDYERIGNAADQVVIMLYNEHGWPGSGPGPVVSYGRMKEVLTYASSVMPKEKILAAVSVFGFDFNLTTGKNQYVTYQGAIDLANKYNSEIIFDEETKTPMFSYTDEEGNAHEVWFEDSRSILAKAELADELGVKGLALWRLGMEDPAIWNVLNENVVVKKS
- the pdxS gene encoding pyridoxal 5'-phosphate synthase lyase subunit PdxS; the encoded protein is MSQTGTDRVKRGMAEMQKGGVIMDVVNAEQAKIAEEAGAVAVMALERVPADIRAAGGVARMADPTIVEEVMSAVSIPVMAKARIGHIVEARVLEALGVDYIDESEVLTPADEVYHINKRDYTVPFVCGCRDLGEATRRIAEGASMLRTKGEPGTGNIVEAVRHMREVQGQIRKVAAMSEDELMTFAKNIQAPFELLLQIKREGRLPVVNFAAGGVATPADAALMMQLGADGVFVGSGIFKSDNPEKFARAIVEATTHYTDYKLIGELSKDLGTAMKGIEISSLQPEQRMQERGW
- the pdxT gene encoding pyridoxal 5'-phosphate synthase glutaminase subunit PdxT; translated protein: MVKVGVLALQGAVREHIRALEASGAEAIIVKRVDQLEQLDGLIIPGGESTTMRRLIDKYDFLEPLKEFGKSGKPMFGTCAGLILLAGRIKDREDAHLGLIDMYVERNAFGRQRESFEAELMIKDVADDFDAVFIRAPLVLEVGEDVEVLSKFGERIVAVRQGPYLACSFHPELTNDHRVTSYFVRMVEESKA
- the serS gene encoding serine--tRNA ligase, with product MLDIKYLRENFATINEKMKSRGEDLGDLGKFEGLDEKRRKLIQEAEQLKQERNEVSKEISQLKRQKKNADEKILQMRQVGDRIKELDQELREVEETLELLLLSIPNVPHESVPVGETEDDNVEVRKWGEIPEFGYDAKAHWDIATGLNILDFERASKVTGSRFVFYKGLGARMERALINFMMDYHEENHDYEEMIPPFIVNRDSMTGTGQLPKFEEDAFKIEGEDYFLIPTAEVPVTNYHRDEIFDNEELPKSYVAYSACFRSEAGSAGRDTRGLIRQHQFNKIELVKFVRPEESYDALEQLTGHAEKILQLLELPYRVMSMCTADLGFTAAKKYDIEVWIPSYETYREISSCSNFESYQANRANIRFRREHGAKPERVHTLNGSALAIGRTVSAILENYQQEDGSVVIPTVLRPYMGGKEVIKPKV